A single region of the Bacteroidales bacterium genome encodes:
- a CDS encoding HAMP domain-containing histidine kinase, with protein sequence MVKKIVDLSQGEITVQSTPDKGTKFRIELPF encoded by the coding sequence ATGGTTAAAAAGATTGTGGATTTGAGCCAGGGCGAAATCACCGTGCAAAGCACACCGGATAAAGGAACAAAATTTAGGATCGAGTTGCCGTTTTAG
- a CDS encoding serine hydrolase produces the protein MVNYFTRSSVILLIFSSLTLKGQTGIYVPELEIFDSKMQELLIDYQIPGGQCAITYEGRLVYDRGFGYADTATQKLVQPESIFRLASISKSITSVAAMYLFENGLLNLDEKVFGSDGILNDPIYQYAIDSRYFDITVRQLLNHSAGFIFVYPSDPLFMTYDIAIAMGVPPPTDSIELVINWTLNNVMLSYTPGTSASYCNFVYAVLGKVIEEITGMDYEEFVRNEIMLPIDITNMHAGRTLLQDTLPGEVTYYDYPGAPLMTSIYTGIPNSVPAQYGGYNWEIMTAAGGWVASAHDLCKWLIAVDRFPTKPDILLPATIDTMTAPSINWPQYALGWKLSGGDYWNAGGIQGTCTVIKRNGQHQLNWAILFNSLPQNYGPFYIAFMDLVTDELQNIERWPTHDLFDLITGFDETNFPPSLNMFPNPSDGIFYFTHPANVQSIEIYNQYGKLAYSDPDFKIKSVNSINLKDFQKGMYVVKAKNGNKYLTNKIIIQ, from the coding sequence ATGGTAAACTACTTTACAAGATCATCGGTTATCCTTTTAATTTTTTCAAGCCTTACACTCAAAGGGCAAACAGGAATTTATGTTCCGGAACTTGAAATTTTTGATTCAAAAATGCAGGAACTGTTGATAGATTATCAAATCCCCGGCGGGCAATGTGCCATTACCTACGAAGGACGATTGGTGTATGATCGGGGTTTCGGCTATGCCGATACGGCAACCCAAAAGCTCGTGCAACCTGAGAGCATTTTCAGGCTGGCAAGTATTTCCAAATCCATCACCAGTGTTGCAGCAATGTATTTGTTCGAAAATGGATTGCTGAATCTGGACGAGAAAGTTTTTGGATCCGACGGTATTTTAAATGATCCAATCTATCAATATGCCATTGACTCAAGATATTTTGACATCACGGTCAGGCAATTGCTTAACCACAGTGCAGGTTTTATATTTGTTTATCCCAGCGACCCGCTTTTTATGACTTATGATATTGCAATTGCAATGGGGGTGCCGCCGCCGACAGATTCGATTGAATTGGTAATAAATTGGACACTAAATAATGTAATGTTGAGCTATACCCCTGGAACCTCTGCCAGTTATTGCAATTTTGTTTATGCCGTGTTGGGCAAAGTAATCGAAGAGATTACAGGCATGGATTATGAGGAATTTGTGCGCAATGAAATTATGCTTCCAATTGACATAACTAACATGCACGCAGGACGCACACTTTTGCAAGATACCCTTCCCGGAGAAGTAACGTATTATGACTATCCGGGGGCGCCGTTGATGACTTCGATATATACCGGCATTCCCAACAGCGTACCCGCTCAGTATGGCGGGTATAACTGGGAGATCATGACTGCAGCAGGTGGCTGGGTGGCATCCGCCCATGATTTGTGCAAATGGCTTATTGCAGTAGATCGTTTTCCTACCAAACCGGACATTCTATTGCCAGCTACCATTGATACCATGACAGCACCCTCAATTAATTGGCCGCAGTATGCTCTTGGGTGGAAATTGTCCGGAGGTGATTATTGGAACGCTGGGGGCATCCAGGGTACTTGCACAGTTATCAAGCGAAACGGGCAACATCAACTCAACTGGGCAATCTTGTTCAATTCCCTGCCTCAGAATTATGGCCCTTTTTACATTGCATTTATGGATTTAGTTACAGATGAGTTACAAAATATTGAAAGATGGCCAACACATGATTTGTTTGATCTGATAACTGGTTTTGATGAAACCAATTTCCCGCCATCTTTAAATATGTTCCCCAATCCTTCTGACGGAATATTTTATTTTACACATCCTGCAAATGTTCAATCCATTGAAATCTACAATCAGTATGGAAAATTGGCATATTCTGATCCTGATTTTAAAATCAAAAGCGTCAATTCAATAAACCTGAAAGATTTTCAAAAAGGAATGTATGTTGTAAAAGCAAAAAATGGAAATAAATATCTCACCAATAAAATCATCATTCAATAG